The Rhizoctonia solani chromosome 14, complete sequence genome has a segment encoding these proteins:
- a CDS encoding Serine/threonine-protein kinase, with translation MTPAVSRPPDDNEAHPYVITNEIGKGSFATVYRGYHGESRRAVAIKTISRSILTTKLLDNLESEINILKSLKNKHITELTDIVKAQRNIYLIMEFCSGGDLSSYIKHRGRIAALHTPTSPAPAFLPHPKVGGLSDSVVRSFIGQLSSAMKFLRARDLIHRDVKPQNLLLSPADSVDEYACVGKGGWIPGPVGTPILKVADFGFARILPNASMAETLCGSPLYMAPEILRYEKYDAKADLWSVGAVVYEAAVGRPPFRAQNHIELLKKIDHARSRVHFPDEDPKNADAIARGDLVPVSPAVKLLIRSLLKRKSVERKSFEDFFVMAEEVVKPVMEPERDVGSELADAMKDATIDGGMGAPGAGTGTGSTNGSLKIELRASRRAPQPPPKSAVEKPTEPVERPTSPTSDGGEKPKRRKPRGEIEAGPGGGPEIDVKAVMPQSTFKFRRAVRPEDAKVVERIDGPPLGREETLIEFPGPRPKPLSAVNGKLKKTGSNQSLRSPVAAPVPEGEEEGDNDGDMRKEYVLVDETNAVEFNRVVDELDHARLARPTIRTTKSTPPTSATIAPIDVPASASPTRASGLHQPSPASTPASALARALNLASKKLFGTSASSHHSGSSAGPVEGSPAGQRRQILLPPTTEPDPEEEHLLGTLEDLAQKAETIAAWADSKYTLVDARPSKPIADPARFARAVGETAKGAETRRKHEVEVEMAAVTAIGLYMAVMSFATGAIVIARRFLDGREGAEVSAGFDEAQKWFRDAFHRSTERVSILKHWLPRDHVMPQMWIDRVIYDHALTLMRGAASRELLEDYSTCERDYEDALWLLYAIYDDIMQEGNPYKDQDRVTIGRFIKSTKDRLVRVQKRIERQKAQQQQVAAQS, from the exons ATGACCCCCGCCGTGTCCAGGCCCCCCGATGACAATGAGGCCCACCCATACGTTATCACCAATGAGATAGGAAAGGGCAGTTTTGCCACAGTATATCGCGGTTATCATGGT GAATCTCGAAGGGCGGTGGCAATCAAGACCATCTCGCGCTCGATCCTCACCACCAAGCTGCTCGATAACCTTGAATCGGAGATAAACATTCTCAAATCACTCAAGAACAAACATATAACTGAACTTACTGATATCGTT AAAGCACAGAGGAATATATACCTCATAATGGAGTTTTGCTCTGGAGGCGACTTGTCTTCCTATATCAAGCACCGTGGGCGCATTGCTGCTCTTCATACCCCGACATCACCCGCACCCGCCTTCCTGCCCCACCCCAAGGTCGGTGGCCTCTCCGACTCGGTCGTTCGTTCCTTCATTGGTCAGCTGTCCTCAGCTATGAAATTCCTCCGAGCACGGGACCTTATCCATCGAGACGTCAAACCCCAGAACCTGCTCTTATCGCCCGCCGACAGCGTTGATGAATATGCCTGTGTTGGCAAGGGTGGTTGGATACCTGGTCCTGTTGGAACACCAATATTGAAAGTCGCCGATTTCGGTTTCGCCAGGATACTGCCCAATGCGAGCATGGCAGAGACATTATGTGGGAGTCC ATTATACATGGCTCCTGAGATATTGCGATATGAGAAATACGACGCCAAGGCTGATCTGTGGTCCGTCGGTGCAGTCGTGTACGAAGCTGCTGTCGGTCGACCCCCGTTCCGAGCGCAGAACCATATTGAATTGTTGAAGAAAATCGACCATGCCCGGAGCCGGGTCCATTTTCCCGACGAAGACCCCAAGAACGCAGACGCCATTGCTCGAGGGGACCTTGTACCCGTCAGCCCAGCCGTCAAGTTGCTCATCCGATCATTACTAAAGCGTAAATCCGTCGAGCGCAAATCATTCGAGGACTTTTTCGTCATGGCCGAAGAGGTCGTCAAACCCGTTATGGAGCCTGAGCGAGACGTTGGGTCTGAGCTTGCGGACGCAATGAAGGACGCGACAATTGACGGGGGTATGGGTGCGCCAGGGGCAGGAACAGGGACAGGAAGCACAAATGGGAGTTTGAAGATTGAGCTTCGAGCATCCCGTCGGGCTCCTCAACCACCTCCGAAGTCAGCAGTCGAGAAACCCACCGAGCCTGTTGAACGACCGACGAGCCCAACCAGCGACGGTGGAGAGAAGCCCAAACGCCGAAAGCCCAGGGGTGAGATCGAGGCCGGCCCAGGAGGAGGTCCGGAGATTGACGTCAAGGCTGTTATGCCCCAGAGCACATTCAAATTTCGGAGGGCCGTTAGGCCGGAGGATGCGAAAGTGGTGGAGAGGATTGATGGACCACCGCTTGGGAGGGAGGAAACACT GATCGAGTTTCCTGGTCCTCGACCGAAGCCTCTGTCCGCGGTTAATGGCAAACTCAAGAAGACAGGTTCGAATCAATCGCTACGATCACCCGTGGCTGCACCCGTACCCGAGGGcgaggaggagggagatAATGATGGTGATATGAGGAAGGAGTATGTTCTGGTTGACGAGACGAACGCTGTGGAATTCAACCGGGTCGTTGATG AACTCGACCACGCACGTCTTGCTCGACCGACCATCCGAACCACTAAATCCACCCCTCCGACAAGTGCAACTATCGCCCCCATCGATGTCCCCGCCTCGGCCTCCCCTACCCGTGCAAGCGGTCTCCACCAACCTTCGCCCGCATCCACACCCGCTAGCGCACTGGCCCGTGCACTCAACCTCGCAAGCAAGAAACTGTTTGGCACCAGCGCAAGCTCACACCACTCTGGTTCGAGCGCCGGACCAGTGGAGGGTTCTCCCGCAGGTCAACGACGCCAGATCCTTCTCCCACCTACCACCGAACCTGATCCAGAAGAAGAACACCTCCTGGGAACACTTGAAGACTTGGCTCAAAAGGCCGAGACGATCGCCGCGTGGGCGGATAGCAAGTACACCCTCGTCGATGCTCGTCCGAGCAAACCGATCGCTGACCCAGCTCGATTTGCGCGTGCGGTCGGTGAGACTGCCAAGGGCGCCGAGACGAGGCGAAAGCACGAGGTCGAAGTTGAGATGGCGGCTGTGACTGCAATTGGGTTGTACATGGCCGTGATGAGCTTCGCGACGGGTGCAATTGTGATTGCGAGGAGGTTCTTGGACGGGAGAGAGGGTGCGGAGGTCAGTGCCGGTTTCGATGAGG CACAAAAATGGTTTAGGGATGCGTTCCACCGTTCGACTGAACGAGTAAGTATCCTGAAGCATTGGCTGCCTCGagaccatgtcatgccacaAATGTGGATTGATCGTGTGATTTACGATCATGCACTGACTTTG ATGCGAGGAGCTGCGTCTCGCGAGTTGCTTGAAGATTATTCTACTTGCGAACGGGATTACGAAGATGCATTATGGTTGCTGTATGCGATATACGATGATATCATGCAAGAAGGCAATCCATACAAGGATCAAGACCGAGTGACAATCGGACGAT TCATCAAATCTACCAAAGACCGATTGGTTCGTGTACAGAAACGTATCGAACGACAGAAGGCgcagcaacaacaagttGCAGCGCAATCATAG